The Bombus fervidus isolate BK054 chromosome 8, iyBomFerv1, whole genome shotgun sequence genome window below encodes:
- the LOC139989668 gene encoding bifunctional peptidase and arginyl-hydroxylase JMJD5 isoform X1: MSNCTIIANFISWNLLAENIENYLPIEMKIHLSSVESNLKTSIEDKMIPSIKWIKNSLIVVEACMDKTWEVLNSGHWQFVPIEYRYCYTLCTILKAVLLELQHNNDTKQFTKNTILLRNIIQLIDKGILLGAPLPNVIDLLPKVASMLNSCIAESLGELGVEELIIDSESLYNFILPGFTEIVQYVEPSMELFYTKIFMPKVPAIMKGCIKHWKALEQWKDLKYLISVAGSRTVPIEIGSRYTDENWSQQLLGFSEFLQKYVLTKGDQVGYLAQHQLFEQIPELKDDFTIPEYCNFTDNDDVEQPDINAWFGPSGTVSPLHFDPKNNLLCQIFGHKRVILYHPNDSSNLYPYDTRLLNNTAQVDPLNPNYEKWPNFSKAKGLMTYLRPGEILYIPPKWWHHVTSLTPSFSISFWWS; encoded by the exons atgtctaaTTGCACGATTATTGCCAACTTTATATCTTGGAATCTATTAgctgaaaatatagaaaattatttacctATTGAAATGAAGATACACTTGTCATCGGTAGAAAGCAATTTAAAAACATCCATTGaagataaaat GATTCCATCGATAAAATGGATAAAAAATTCGTTAATAGTAGTTGAAGCTTGCATGGACAAAACGTGGGAAGTATTAAATTCTGGTCACTGGCAATTTGTCCCAATTGAATATCGATACTGTTACACATTGTGTACTATTTTAAAG GCAGTTCTACTGGAGCTTCAGCACAATAATGATACTAAACAATTTACaaagaatacaattttgttGAGGAACATTATTCAGCTGATTGATAAAGGTATTCTATTAGGAGCACCACTTCCAAAtgtaattgatttattaccAAAAGTTGCTTCAATGTTGAATAGTTGTATCG CAGAGTCATTGGGAGAGTTAGGCGtagaagaattaattattgattctgaaagtttatataattttatattgccGGGATTTACTGAAATTGTTCAGTATGTTGAACCTTcgatggaattattttacacaaaaatatttatgccAAAAGTACCAGCAATAATGAAAG GTTGTATCAAACATTGGAAAGCTCTAGAACAGTGGAAAGAtctaaagtatttaattagCGTAGCTGGAAGTAGAACGGTTCCTATTGAAATTGGTTCACGTTATACAGATGAAAATTGGTCACAACAACTTCTTGGTTTTTCAgaatttctacaaaaatatgtattaacgAAAGGTGACCAAGTTGGTTACTTAGCTCAACATCAATTATTTGAACAG ATTCCTGAATTGAAAGATGATTTTACAATTCCTGAATATTGTAACTTTACAGACAATGATGATGTGGAACAACCAGATATAAATGCTTGGTTTGGACCTAGCGGAACTGTTTCACCTCTACATTTTGATCctaaaaataatcttttgtGCCaa atatttgGACATAAGCGGGTCATTTTATACCACCCAAATGATTCATCTAATTTGTATCCCTATGATACAAGATTATTGAATAACACTGCACAAGTTGATCCTTTGAATCCAAATTATGAGAAATGGCCTAATTTTAGCAAAGCTAAAGGTTTGATGACCTATTTGAGACCTGGAGAAATACTTTACATTCCTCCAAAATGGTGGCATCATGTAACTTCTTTGACTCCAAGCTTTTCGATTAGTTTCTGGTGGAGTTAA
- the Alg14 gene encoding ALG14, UDP-N-acetylglucosaminyltransferase subunit isoform X1 — protein MTLFFASNGYTTKMYAIYYISICIIVCMIIIARVYFVMFPTHKTSGRKSIRNKPVKTMIVLGSGGHTAEMIRILNYLSFKNYSPRVYVYADTDSMSIEKVKYLEKNNVDYKIIKIRRSREIHQSYYTSIYSTIYATLESIPYLWRECPELLLCNGPGTCVPLCIVAFLFKVFCIAQTTIIFVESFCRVKTLSLTGKILYYIADYQIVQWPYLQEPDDKSSKIFYF, from the exons ATGACCCTGTTCTTCGCATCTAATG GTTATACTACAAAAATGTATGCGatatattacatttctatTTGTATAATTGTTTGTATGATAATCATTGCAAGAGTATATTTTGTAATGTTTCCTACACATAAAACAAGCGGAAGGAAATCGATTCGAAATAAACCAGTTAAAACAATGATTGTATTAGGATCTGGAGGACATACCGCAGAAATGATAAGAATACTTAATTATTTaagctttaaaaattactCACCGAGAGTATACGTGTATGCTGATACAGATTCAATGAGCATTgaaaaagttaaatatttagaaaagaataatgtagattataagataattaaaattcgtaGAAGCAGAGAAATTCATCAGTCGTACTATACATCTATTTATAGTACTATTTATGCAACTCTGGAATCAATTCCTTACTTGTGGAGAGAATGTCCAGAGTTACTTCTATGTAATGGTCCAGGAACTTGTGTCCCTTTATGTATAGTAGCATTCTTGTTCAAAGTATTTTGTATAGCGCAAACTACtataatatttgttgaaaGTTTTTGCAGAGTCAAAACATTGTCATTAACgggaaaaattttatattatatagcaGATTACCAAATAGTACAATGGCCGTATTTACAAGAACCGGATGACAAaagtagtaaaatattttatttctaa
- the Alg14 gene encoding ALG14, UDP-N-acetylglucosaminyltransferase subunit isoform X2, which translates to MYAIYYISICIIVCMIIIARVYFVMFPTHKTSGRKSIRNKPVKTMIVLGSGGHTAEMIRILNYLSFKNYSPRVYVYADTDSMSIEKVKYLEKNNVDYKIIKIRRSREIHQSYYTSIYSTIYATLESIPYLWRECPELLLCNGPGTCVPLCIVAFLFKVFCIAQTTIIFVESFCRVKTLSLTGKILYYIADYQIVQWPYLQEPDDKSSKIFYF; encoded by the coding sequence ATGTATGCGatatattacatttctatTTGTATAATTGTTTGTATGATAATCATTGCAAGAGTATATTTTGTAATGTTTCCTACACATAAAACAAGCGGAAGGAAATCGATTCGAAATAAACCAGTTAAAACAATGATTGTATTAGGATCTGGAGGACATACCGCAGAAATGATAAGAATACTTAATTATTTaagctttaaaaattactCACCGAGAGTATACGTGTATGCTGATACAGATTCAATGAGCATTgaaaaagttaaatatttagaaaagaataatgtagattataagataattaaaattcgtaGAAGCAGAGAAATTCATCAGTCGTACTATACATCTATTTATAGTACTATTTATGCAACTCTGGAATCAATTCCTTACTTGTGGAGAGAATGTCCAGAGTTACTTCTATGTAATGGTCCAGGAACTTGTGTCCCTTTATGTATAGTAGCATTCTTGTTCAAAGTATTTTGTATAGCGCAAACTACtataatatttgttgaaaGTTTTTGCAGAGTCAAAACATTGTCATTAACgggaaaaattttatattatatagcaGATTACCAAATAGTACAATGGCCGTATTTACAAGAACCGGATGACAAaagtagtaaaatattttatttctaa
- the Tango10 gene encoding transport and golgi organization 10 isoform X1 has protein sequence MTGSSRMDTNKETEESSNVPNNVGNSESPDSIEVDNSRTVLLKIATLYAERLMNDICLVVDGIEYPAHRLILCASSDVFQVMLMSPQWSESQESRVTLQETPQCVPIFSEFLRYFYTGQIRINYGVVLPILSLADKYNVRDLISLCLDYMQNHIALAAIHGTLVSWLQYTSNCGHHNITQACQNFIKWNLELVARTGDFGNFDLDILVSLLHQSSLVVKDEMTLYKCLESWLDHQTNRLKTQLSHDELEATLEQLVIAVMSPVRFPMMSPRQLAELLLFPLTKKYKEFFVERMSIGMSFHSGQLDKVKEVSLNEEDGALLFEPRLYTIDTCSSLLTIENFHGLPSYHTRTLVFSSHSCLAEYAGDRACEWVVDIYPKGVWFKKFFLIVWQGTVEMPEHVKRSVRLSLTCKDPSVNSNADMRVKIGVLIYGLQDGVEHIARVTEIIHRFSKKERVLNLDDLLPFEELNPQQGSVSENTSPFLVGPNKDMLKLHIVISPAN, from the exons ATGACAGGTTCTTCAAGGATGGATACAAACAAAGAAACGGAAGAATCTAGTAATGTTCCAAATAATGTTGGAAATTCTGAAAGTCCAGATTCGATAGAG gtGGATAATTCACGCAcagttcttttaaaaatagcaacATTATATGCAGAACGTCTTATGAATGATATTTGTCTTGTTGTTGATGGTATAGAATATCCAGCTCATCGCCTTATACTTTGTGCTTCAAGTGATGTTTTCCAA GTAATGTTAATGAGTCCACAGTGGAGCGAGTCACAGGAAAGTAGAGTAACCCTCCAAGAAACACCACAATGTGTACCTATATTTAGTGAGTTTTTGCGGTACTTTTATACTGGACaaataagaattaattacGGTGTTGTTCTACCAATATTATCTTTAGCCGATAAGTATAATGTTAGGGATTTAATATCATTGTGCCTTGATTATATGCAAAATCATATTGCGTTAGCTGCCATACACGGCACTCTAGTATCATGGTTACAGTATACGTCAAATTGTGGTCATCACAATATTACTCAAGCAtgtcaaaattttattaagtgGAATTTGGAATTGGTGGCCAGGACTGGAGACTTTGGAAATTttgatttagatattttagtATCATTGCTACATCAAAGTAGTTTAGTGGTAAAGGAtgaaatgacgttatacaaatGTTTAGAATCTTGGTTGGATCATCAGACAAATCGGTTGAAAACTCAATTGTCGCACGACGAATTAGAAGCTACGTTAGAACAATTGGTAATAGCTGTGATGTCTCCTGTTAGATTTCCAATGATGTCTCCTCGACAATTAGCagaattacttttatttcctttgacgaaaaaatacaaagaattcTTTGTAGAACGAATGTCTATAGGAATGTCATTTCATTCTGGTCAGTTAGATAAAGTTAAAGAAGTAAGTTTAAACGAAGAAGATGGTGCATTACTTTTCGAACCAAGATTATACACTATAGACACCTGTAGTTCATTACTTacgatagaaaattttcatgGTTTACCCTCTTACCACACTAGAACGCTCGTGTTTTCAAGTCATTCGTGTTTAGCAGAGTATGCTGGTGACCGCGCGTGCGAATGGGTTGTAGATATATATCCAAAAGGTGTTTGGTTTAAAAAGTTTTTCTTAATAGTGTGGCAAGGAACCGTAGAAATGCCCGAACATGTGAAACGTTCAGTTAGATTATCACTCACCTGTAAGGATCCATCTGTAAATAGTAATGCTGATATGCGTGTAAAAATAGGTGTTTTAATATATGGTTTACAGGATGGTGTTGAGCATATTGCGAGAGTAACAGAAATTATTCACAGATTTAGTAAGAAAGAACGTGTTCTTAATTTGGACGATCTTTTACCGTTTGAGGAACTTAACCCGCAGCAGGGTTCCGTCTCGGAAAATACATCTCCTTTTCTAGTAGGTCCAAATAAAGATATGCTCaaattacatattgttatatcaCCAGCTAACTAA
- the Tango10 gene encoding transport and golgi organization 10 isoform X2 encodes MLMSPQWSESQESRVTLQETPQCVPIFSEFLRYFYTGQIRINYGVVLPILSLADKYNVRDLISLCLDYMQNHIALAAIHGTLVSWLQYTSNCGHHNITQACQNFIKWNLELVARTGDFGNFDLDILVSLLHQSSLVVKDEMTLYKCLESWLDHQTNRLKTQLSHDELEATLEQLVIAVMSPVRFPMMSPRQLAELLLFPLTKKYKEFFVERMSIGMSFHSGQLDKVKEVSLNEEDGALLFEPRLYTIDTCSSLLTIENFHGLPSYHTRTLVFSSHSCLAEYAGDRACEWVVDIYPKGVWFKKFFLIVWQGTVEMPEHVKRSVRLSLTCKDPSVNSNADMRVKIGVLIYGLQDGVEHIARVTEIIHRFSKKERVLNLDDLLPFEELNPQQGSVSENTSPFLVGPNKDMLKLHIVISPAN; translated from the coding sequence ATGTTAATGAGTCCACAGTGGAGCGAGTCACAGGAAAGTAGAGTAACCCTCCAAGAAACACCACAATGTGTACCTATATTTAGTGAGTTTTTGCGGTACTTTTATACTGGACaaataagaattaattacGGTGTTGTTCTACCAATATTATCTTTAGCCGATAAGTATAATGTTAGGGATTTAATATCATTGTGCCTTGATTATATGCAAAATCATATTGCGTTAGCTGCCATACACGGCACTCTAGTATCATGGTTACAGTATACGTCAAATTGTGGTCATCACAATATTACTCAAGCAtgtcaaaattttattaagtgGAATTTGGAATTGGTGGCCAGGACTGGAGACTTTGGAAATTttgatttagatattttagtATCATTGCTACATCAAAGTAGTTTAGTGGTAAAGGAtgaaatgacgttatacaaatGTTTAGAATCTTGGTTGGATCATCAGACAAATCGGTTGAAAACTCAATTGTCGCACGACGAATTAGAAGCTACGTTAGAACAATTGGTAATAGCTGTGATGTCTCCTGTTAGATTTCCAATGATGTCTCCTCGACAATTAGCagaattacttttatttcctttgacgaaaaaatacaaagaattcTTTGTAGAACGAATGTCTATAGGAATGTCATTTCATTCTGGTCAGTTAGATAAAGTTAAAGAAGTAAGTTTAAACGAAGAAGATGGTGCATTACTTTTCGAACCAAGATTATACACTATAGACACCTGTAGTTCATTACTTacgatagaaaattttcatgGTTTACCCTCTTACCACACTAGAACGCTCGTGTTTTCAAGTCATTCGTGTTTAGCAGAGTATGCTGGTGACCGCGCGTGCGAATGGGTTGTAGATATATATCCAAAAGGTGTTTGGTTTAAAAAGTTTTTCTTAATAGTGTGGCAAGGAACCGTAGAAATGCCCGAACATGTGAAACGTTCAGTTAGATTATCACTCACCTGTAAGGATCCATCTGTAAATAGTAATGCTGATATGCGTGTAAAAATAGGTGTTTTAATATATGGTTTACAGGATGGTGTTGAGCATATTGCGAGAGTAACAGAAATTATTCACAGATTTAGTAAGAAAGAACGTGTTCTTAATTTGGACGATCTTTTACCGTTTGAGGAACTTAACCCGCAGCAGGGTTCCGTCTCGGAAAATACATCTCCTTTTCTAGTAGGTCCAAATAAAGATATGCTCaaattacatattgttatatcaCCAGCTAACTAA
- the LOC139990282 gene encoding uncharacterized protein isoform X2, protein MVTDSTSQADDTTAFLRAARSGNLEKVIEFLDTDLDINTANSNGLNALHLASKDGHVEIVTELLKRGAKVDAATKKGNTALHIASLAGQVEIVNILIQYGAAVNIQSQNGFTPLYMAAQENHDQVVKLLLGNGANQSLATEDGFTPLAVAMQQGHDKVVSVLLENDSKGKVRLPALHIAAKKDDCKAADLLLQNDHKPDVTSKSGFTPLHIAAHYGNEEIARLLIKRGADVNYLAKHNISPLHVAAKWGKNNMVKVLLENSAQIDAKTRDGLTPLHCAARSGHEQVITTLLEHSAPISARTKNGLAPLHMASQGDHVDAARVLLYHRAPVDEVTIDYLTSLHVAAHCGHVRVAKLLLDRKADPNARALNGFTPLHIACKKNRIKVVELLLKHGASIESTTESGLTPLHVASFMGCMNIVIFLLQHEANPDVPTVRGETPLHLAARANQTDIIRILLRNGAKVDARAREQQTPLHIASRLRNIDIVMLLLQHGAAVDTTTKDMYTALHIAAKEGQEEVMYKEISKIADYIGTQSRLFLFWTRYREYFI, encoded by the exons ATGGTTACGGATAGTACGAGTCAG GCCGACGACACGACAGCATTTCTTCGTGCTGCTCGGTCCGGAAACCTTGAAAAAGTGATCGAATTCCTCGATACCGATTTAGATATTAATACAGCTAATTCG AATGGTTTAAATGCTTTACATTTAGCATCGAAAGATGGCCATGTTGAAATAGTAAcggaattattaaaaagaggTGCTAAAGTGGACGCAGCTACGAAAAAGGGGAACACTGCGTTGCACATAGCTTCACTGG CCGGCCAAGTGGAAAtagtaaatattctaattcAGTATGGTGCTGCGGTTAATATTCAATCTCAAAATGGTTTTACACCTTTATATATGGCCGCTCAAGAAAATCATGATCAAGTGGTTAAATTATTGCTCGGCAATGGAGCCAATCAGAGTCTTGCTACAGAG GATGGATTTACACCTCTGGCAGTAGCGATGCAACAAGGACACGATAAAGTCGTCAGCGTTCTTTTAGAAAATGATTCTAAAGGAAAAGTTAGACTACCGGCACTTCATATCGCGGCTAAGAAAGACGATTGCAAAGCTGCGGATCTGTTATTACAG AATGATCACAAGCCCGACGTTACATCGAAAAGTGGTTTTACACCTTTGCATATCGCCGCCCATTACGGAAACGAAGAGATAGCACGTTTATTGATAAAGCGTGGAGCTGATGTTAATTATTTGGCAAAG CATAATATAAGCCCTTTGCATGTAGCGGCGAAGTGGGGTAAAAACAACATGGTTAaagtattattagaaaattctgCGCAAATCGATGCTAAAACTAGGGATGGTTTAACACCGCTTCATTGTGCAGCAAGATCTGGTCATGAACAAGTGATTACCACACTTCTTGAACATTCTGCACCAATTAGTGCACGAACGAAA AATGGACTTGCACCGTTACACATGGCATCGCAAGGGGATCATGTGGATGCAGCGAGAGTATTATTGTATCACCGAGCGCCGGTGGACGAAGTTACGATCGATTATTTAACGTCTCTTCACGTTGCCGCGCACTGCGGCCACGTTAGAGTCGCGAAACTACTTTTGGATCGCAAAGCTGATCCAAATGCACGCGCTTTAAACGGCTTCACACCATTGCATATCGCTTGCaagaaaaatcgaataaaagtCGTCGAACTCTTATTAAAACACGGAGCATCGATCGAATCTACTACCGAG tCTGGACTGACTCCATTACATGTGGCCAGTTTTATGGGATGTATGAATATCGTGATATTTCTACTGCAACACGAAGCCAATCCTGATGTGCCAACTGTTAGGGGTGAAACACCTCTACATCTGGCAGCTAGAGCTAATCAGACAGACattattcgaattttattacgaaatgGAGCCAAAGTCGATGCTCGTGCAAGG GAACAACAAACACCTCTTCATATTGCGTCGCGATTAAGAAATATCGATATTGTTATGTTACTTTTGCAACATGGTGCAGCAGTTGATACTACCACGAAAGATATGTACACAGCGTTGCATATCGCGGCAAAGGAAGGCCAGGAGGAGGTAATGtacaaagaaatttcaaagataGCGGATTACATCGGTACGCAAAgtagattatttttattttggacCAGATATCGTGAGTACTTTATATAG
- the LOC139989668 gene encoding bifunctional peptidase and arginyl-hydroxylase JMJD5 isoform X2 yields the protein MSNCTIIANFISWNLLAENIENYLPIEMKIHLSSVESNLKTSIEDKMIPSIKWIKNSLIVVEACMDKTWEVLNSGHWQFVPIEYRYCYTLCTILKAVLLELQHNNDTKQFTKNTILLRNIIQLIDKGILLGAPLPNVIDLLPKVASMLNSCIESLGELGVEELIIDSESLYNFILPGFTEIVQYVEPSMELFYTKIFMPKVPAIMKGCIKHWKALEQWKDLKYLISVAGSRTVPIEIGSRYTDENWSQQLLGFSEFLQKYVLTKGDQVGYLAQHQLFEQIPELKDDFTIPEYCNFTDNDDVEQPDINAWFGPSGTVSPLHFDPKNNLLCQIFGHKRVILYHPNDSSNLYPYDTRLLNNTAQVDPLNPNYEKWPNFSKAKGLMTYLRPGEILYIPPKWWHHVTSLTPSFSISFWWS from the exons atgtctaaTTGCACGATTATTGCCAACTTTATATCTTGGAATCTATTAgctgaaaatatagaaaattatttacctATTGAAATGAAGATACACTTGTCATCGGTAGAAAGCAATTTAAAAACATCCATTGaagataaaat GATTCCATCGATAAAATGGATAAAAAATTCGTTAATAGTAGTTGAAGCTTGCATGGACAAAACGTGGGAAGTATTAAATTCTGGTCACTGGCAATTTGTCCCAATTGAATATCGATACTGTTACACATTGTGTACTATTTTAAAG GCAGTTCTACTGGAGCTTCAGCACAATAATGATACTAAACAATTTACaaagaatacaattttgttGAGGAACATTATTCAGCTGATTGATAAAGGTATTCTATTAGGAGCACCACTTCCAAAtgtaattgatttattaccAAAAGTTGCTTCAATGTTGAATAGTTGTATCG AGTCATTGGGAGAGTTAGGCGtagaagaattaattattgattctgaaagtttatataattttatattgccGGGATTTACTGAAATTGTTCAGTATGTTGAACCTTcgatggaattattttacacaaaaatatttatgccAAAAGTACCAGCAATAATGAAAG GTTGTATCAAACATTGGAAAGCTCTAGAACAGTGGAAAGAtctaaagtatttaattagCGTAGCTGGAAGTAGAACGGTTCCTATTGAAATTGGTTCACGTTATACAGATGAAAATTGGTCACAACAACTTCTTGGTTTTTCAgaatttctacaaaaatatgtattaacgAAAGGTGACCAAGTTGGTTACTTAGCTCAACATCAATTATTTGAACAG ATTCCTGAATTGAAAGATGATTTTACAATTCCTGAATATTGTAACTTTACAGACAATGATGATGTGGAACAACCAGATATAAATGCTTGGTTTGGACCTAGCGGAACTGTTTCACCTCTACATTTTGATCctaaaaataatcttttgtGCCaa atatttgGACATAAGCGGGTCATTTTATACCACCCAAATGATTCATCTAATTTGTATCCCTATGATACAAGATTATTGAATAACACTGCACAAGTTGATCCTTTGAATCCAAATTATGAGAAATGGCCTAATTTTAGCAAAGCTAAAGGTTTGATGACCTATTTGAGACCTGGAGAAATACTTTACATTCCTCCAAAATGGTGGCATCATGTAACTTCTTTGACTCCAAGCTTTTCGATTAGTTTCTGGTGGAGTTAA